The proteins below come from a single Falco rusticolus isolate bFalRus1 chromosome 8, bFalRus1.pri, whole genome shotgun sequence genomic window:
- the LOC119152140 gene encoding translation initiation factor IF-2-like isoform X1 → MGREGGPTRGISSSLRAAFLNSLALRSRLEGQMADERSRLRSYSITPARRHVSGLGTAPWPPGKRLLLPPGPEASPPAGRRRRRRRAPHRAGAGNRAPGLFPTQLHRAEGPARPSSEHVQPRTRAQAPAEPRQGEPAPLRADGTAASHPVTGLRAPAAPPHCLTLPGRRRRPPQSLRGQARPSPALTARTGAASRPIRVPPPGGLRRAPPAPHRSGDAAPGHPDKGGAQSAGRRVAPPRRHPAARRGREGPSPRRGKALPLRRLPRPPSSHNAGQPPAPRGLLPRALARRRATAQPLRAASAFPPAPGSPARVSSEPLRLLPLPAAGCGREPRAGDPPPPPLLLLPRRGSRPRRPAPAAPTAPPAPDTKRGRSNRQPWHPTRRPGHAPRPSLAGPAAAPPLPAAPLTIEVGLQAGPEIASALNATDFVSKTPKLLPRPLLQGPVVAGPVELCRSTGNTTYLSLPLPLLASPPISYGFSHQTLTSKSTICLLN, encoded by the exons atggggagggaggggggccCGACGAGAGGAATTTCCTCCTCCTTGCGCGCAGCCTTCCTCAACTCTCTGGCTTTACGATCCCGTCTGGAAGGGCAAATGGCAGACGAGAGGAGCCGTCTTCGCTCTTACTCCATTACACCCGCCCGCCGTCATGTCTCGGGGCTCGGCACCGCTCCGTGGCCGCCGGGGAAGcgcctgctcctgcctcccgGCCCCGAGGCATCTCCCcccgccgggcggcggcggcggcggcggcgcgctcCCCaccgggctggggctgggaaccGGGCACCGGGCTTATTTCCCACGCAGCTCCACCGCGCCGAGGGACCGGCCCGGCCGAGCAGCGAACATGTCCAGCCGCGCACCCGCGCCCAGGCACCGGCAGAGCCGCGGCAGGGGGAACCGGCACCGCTACGGGCTGACGGCACCGCCGCGTCCCATCCCGTTACAGGTCtccgcgctcccgccgcccctCCTCACTGCCTCACGCTCCCGGGAAGGCGGCGGCGACCGCCTCAGTCGCTCCGCGGCCAGGCGCGACCCTCCCCCGCTCTCACGGCGAGGACTGGGGCCGCATCTCGGCCCATCCGTGTCCCCCCGCCGGGCGGGCTCCGGcgcgcgccccccgccccccaccgCAGCGGCGACGCCGCCCCCGGCCACCCCGACAAAGGTGGGGCCCAGAGCGCGGGGCGGCGGGTGGCTCCTCCCCGGCGGCACCCGGCTGCTCGCCGCGGCCGAGAAGGCCCTTCCCCGCGGCGGGGGAAGGCGCTCCCCctccgccgcctcccccgccccccgaGCTCCCACAAcgccgggcagcccccggccccgcgcggcCTCCTCCCGCGGGCCCTCGCTCGCCGCCGGGCAACGGCTCAGCCCCTCCGCGCTGCCAGCGCCTTCCCCCCCGCGCCGGGCTCGCCGGCGAGGGTCAGCTCCGAGCCGCTCCGCCTCCTTCCCTTGCCGGCCGCCGGCTGCGGGCGGGAGCCGAGGGCCGGagatcctcctcctcctcccctacTCCTCCTCCCCCGCCGCGGCTcgcgcccccgccggcccgcccCAGCAGCACCAACGGCTCCGCCGGCTCCAGACACAAAGCGGGGTCGCTCCAACCGCCAGCCCTGGCACCCGACCCGCCGGCCAGGCCACGCCCCCCGCCCCTCACTGGCGGggccggccgccgccccgcccctgcccgccgcgCCCCTGACCATAGAGGTGGGCCTCCAGGCAG GCCCTGAGATTGCATCAGCCTTGAACGCCACGGACTTTGTCTCAAAAACCCCGAAGCTTCTGCCTCGTCCCCTGCTTCAAGGCCCTGTTGTCGCAGGCCCTGTTGAGCTCTGCCGCAGCACTGGCAATACTACCTACCTCTCCCTCCCTCTACCTCTCCTGGCAAGTCCACCCATCTCATACGGCTTCAGCCACCAGACTCTCACAAGCAAAAGCACTATCTGCCTCTTAAATTGA
- the LOC119152140 gene encoding translation initiation factor IF-2-like isoform X2 has product MGREGGPTRGISSSLRAAFLNSLALRSRLEGQMADERSRLRSYSITPARRHVSGLGTAPWPPGKRLLLPPGPEASPPAGRRRRRRRAPHRAGAGNRAPGLFPTQLHRAEGPARPSSEHVQPRTRAQAPAEPRQGEPAPLRADGTAASHPVTGLRAPAAPPHCLTLPGRRRRPPQSLRGQARPSPALTARTGAASRPIRVPPPGGLRRAPPAPHRSGDAAPGHPDKGGAQSAGRRVAPPRRHPAARRGREGPSPRRGKALPLRRLPRPPSSHNAGQPPAPRGLLPRALARRRATAQPLRAASAFPPAPGSPARVSSEPLRLLPLPAAGCGREPRAGDPPPPPLLLLPRRGSRPRRPAPAAPTAPPAPDTKRGRSNRQPWHPTRRPGHAPRPSLAGPAAAPPLPAAPLTIEALRLHQP; this is encoded by the exons atggggagggaggggggccCGACGAGAGGAATTTCCTCCTCCTTGCGCGCAGCCTTCCTCAACTCTCTGGCTTTACGATCCCGTCTGGAAGGGCAAATGGCAGACGAGAGGAGCCGTCTTCGCTCTTACTCCATTACACCCGCCCGCCGTCATGTCTCGGGGCTCGGCACCGCTCCGTGGCCGCCGGGGAAGcgcctgctcctgcctcccgGCCCCGAGGCATCTCCCcccgccgggcggcggcggcggcggcggcgcgctcCCCaccgggctggggctgggaaccGGGCACCGGGCTTATTTCCCACGCAGCTCCACCGCGCCGAGGGACCGGCCCGGCCGAGCAGCGAACATGTCCAGCCGCGCACCCGCGCCCAGGCACCGGCAGAGCCGCGGCAGGGGGAACCGGCACCGCTACGGGCTGACGGCACCGCCGCGTCCCATCCCGTTACAGGTCtccgcgctcccgccgcccctCCTCACTGCCTCACGCTCCCGGGAAGGCGGCGGCGACCGCCTCAGTCGCTCCGCGGCCAGGCGCGACCCTCCCCCGCTCTCACGGCGAGGACTGGGGCCGCATCTCGGCCCATCCGTGTCCCCCCGCCGGGCGGGCTCCGGcgcgcgccccccgccccccaccgCAGCGGCGACGCCGCCCCCGGCCACCCCGACAAAGGTGGGGCCCAGAGCGCGGGGCGGCGGGTGGCTCCTCCCCGGCGGCACCCGGCTGCTCGCCGCGGCCGAGAAGGCCCTTCCCCGCGGCGGGGGAAGGCGCTCCCCctccgccgcctcccccgccccccgaGCTCCCACAAcgccgggcagcccccggccccgcgcggcCTCCTCCCGCGGGCCCTCGCTCGCCGCCGGGCAACGGCTCAGCCCCTCCGCGCTGCCAGCGCCTTCCCCCCCGCGCCGGGCTCGCCGGCGAGGGTCAGCTCCGAGCCGCTCCGCCTCCTTCCCTTGCCGGCCGCCGGCTGCGGGCGGGAGCCGAGGGCCGGagatcctcctcctcctcccctacTCCTCCTCCCCCGCCGCGGCTcgcgcccccgccggcccgcccCAGCAGCACCAACGGCTCCGCCGGCTCCAGACACAAAGCGGGGTCGCTCCAACCGCCAGCCCTGGCACCCGACCCGCCGGCCAGGCCACGCCCCCCGCCCCTCACTGGCGGggccggccgccgccccgcccctgcccgccgcgCCCCTGACCATAGAG GCCCTGAGATTGCATCAGCCTTGA